Proteins from a single region of Stigmatella erecta:
- a CDS encoding FHA domain-containing protein codes for MLLVREVRALAGNLQKEDFLRQVGPFVLVRQPPDPVVERLALRLGAHRTRVARSQASAKMLVAELLQHLDDLSVATLPPIRGSEELQIGRLPDNDVVVDDPSVSKRHAVLRWDALARRCMLTDLGSRNGTLINAEYIRDANSLVSDGDMLSFGDAEFCFLETLSLLSMLHTAHYA; via the coding sequence CAATCTCCAGAAAGAGGACTTCCTGCGGCAGGTGGGGCCCTTCGTGCTCGTGCGGCAGCCGCCGGATCCGGTGGTGGAGCGGCTGGCCTTGCGGCTCGGGGCCCACCGCACCCGGGTGGCGCGCTCGCAGGCCTCCGCCAAGATGCTCGTGGCGGAGCTGCTCCAGCACCTGGACGACCTGAGCGTGGCCACGCTGCCGCCCATCCGGGGCAGCGAGGAGCTGCAGATTGGCCGCCTGCCCGACAATGATGTCGTCGTGGACGATCCGTCCGTCTCCAAGCGCCACGCGGTGCTGCGCTGGGACGCGCTGGCGCGCCGGTGCATGCTGACGGACCTGGGCTCACGCAACGGCACGTTGATCAACGCCGAGTACATCCGCGACGCCAACTCCCTGGTGAGTGACGGGGACATGCTGAGCTTCGGGGATGCGGAATTCTGTTTCCTGGAGACGCTCAGTCTCCTGTCGATGTTGCACACCGCGCACTACGCTTGA
- a CDS encoding FHA domain-containing protein, which translates to MISVKELRALGTSLPLDAFRRQLGPFALIQRPPTEDPTAGAITTRVANPKVIEQGIVSLLFEFDELIVALLPPLEATDALSIGRITGNELVVEDGSVSKQHARLQWNQAERRCTVKDQGSRNGTFLNGTLIMDREVTLRDGDILSFGHVQFWFLLTETLHARLRGELAGGRPK; encoded by the coding sequence ATGATCTCCGTCAAGGAATTGCGAGCACTCGGCACGTCGCTCCCGCTGGACGCCTTCCGCCGCCAGCTGGGCCCCTTCGCGCTCATCCAGCGCCCGCCCACCGAGGACCCCACGGCGGGGGCCATCACCACCCGGGTGGCGAACCCCAAGGTGATTGAGCAGGGCATCGTCTCGCTGCTGTTCGAGTTCGACGAGCTCATCGTCGCGCTGCTGCCGCCGCTGGAGGCCACCGACGCGCTGTCCATTGGCCGCATCACCGGCAACGAGCTGGTGGTGGAGGATGGCTCGGTGTCCAAGCAGCACGCGCGGCTGCAATGGAACCAGGCCGAGCGCCGGTGCACGGTGAAGGACCAGGGCTCGCGCAACGGCACCTTCCTCAACGGCACGCTCATCATGGACCGGGAGGTGACGCTGCGCGACGGCGACATCCTGAGCTTCGGGCACGTGCAGTTCTGGTTCCTGCTCACCGAGACCCTGCACGCGCGGCTGCGCGGGGAGCTGGCCGGCGGGCGCCCGAAGTAG
- a CDS encoding FAD-dependent monooxygenase has protein sequence MKTGFTVLIAGGGIGGLTLGVALRRAGIAFRIFERAPAMLKVGAGISMQSNAMLAFRTLGIDTQVAAAGQKINGGSILTPRNEEISSMLVREVSELVDAPMITIHRGLLQDVLHHAVGDDCLTLGAKVEGYRDGPDGIFVKLSDGTEVRGDLLVAADGLRSAVRAQMLHEPAPRYSGYTSWRGVCEVSDGVRPDYTSESWGQGSRFGVVPIGNGQTYWFATANAPEHGVDQPDARTELLKRFAGWHAPIPQLIQNTPNSAILRTDIHDRAPIEKWAEGRVVLLGDAAHPMTPNMGQGGCQAVEDAVVLARCLAVEAELPAALARYQALRVKRANEFVTRSYRIGQIGQWENPAACWVRAKLLKVTSSKRVTNEMRRRIEFSAP, from the coding sequence ATGAAGACTGGATTCACGGTGCTCATCGCGGGCGGTGGAATTGGTGGACTCACGCTCGGGGTGGCCCTGCGCCGGGCGGGAATCGCTTTCAGGATCTTCGAGCGTGCTCCCGCCATGCTGAAGGTGGGCGCGGGCATCTCGATGCAGAGCAATGCGATGCTGGCCTTCCGGACCCTGGGCATCGACACCCAGGTGGCCGCGGCCGGCCAGAAGATCAACGGGGGGTCCATCCTCACGCCCCGGAACGAAGAGATCAGCTCCATGCTGGTGCGGGAGGTGTCCGAGCTGGTGGACGCGCCCATGATTACCATTCACCGGGGGCTGCTCCAGGACGTGCTCCACCACGCGGTGGGCGACGACTGCCTGACGCTCGGGGCCAAGGTGGAGGGCTACCGGGACGGGCCCGATGGCATCTTCGTCAAGCTCTCGGATGGCACCGAGGTCCGGGGCGATCTGCTCGTGGCCGCCGACGGCCTGCGCTCGGCGGTCCGGGCGCAGATGCTCCACGAGCCCGCGCCGCGCTACTCGGGCTACACGAGCTGGCGCGGGGTGTGCGAGGTGTCCGACGGGGTGCGCCCGGACTACACCTCCGAGAGCTGGGGGCAGGGCAGCCGCTTCGGCGTCGTCCCCATCGGCAATGGGCAGACGTACTGGTTCGCCACGGCCAATGCCCCGGAGCACGGCGTGGACCAGCCGGATGCCCGGACGGAGCTGCTCAAGCGCTTCGCCGGATGGCATGCCCCGATTCCGCAGCTCATCCAGAACACGCCGAACTCGGCCATCCTGCGCACGGACATCCACGACCGGGCCCCCATCGAGAAGTGGGCGGAGGGGCGCGTGGTGCTCCTGGGCGATGCGGCGCACCCGATGACGCCCAACATGGGCCAGGGCGGCTGCCAGGCCGTGGAGGATGCCGTGGTGCTCGCGCGGTGCCTGGCCGTGGAGGCGGAGCTGCCCGCGGCGCTCGCGCGCTACCAGGCCTTGCGCGTGAAGCGGGCCAATGAATTCGTCACCCGGTCCTACCGCATCGGCCAGATTGGCCAGTGGGAGAACCCCGCCGCGTGCTGGGTGCGGGCGAAGCTCCTGAAGGTGACCTCCAGCAAGCGCGTGACTAATGAGATGCGCCGCCGGATCGAGTTCTCCGCCCCCTGA
- a CDS encoding SH3 domain-containing protein — protein MHSWNRAARALAGMLLVLLATACGEPQEMMVLHEALGLREEPHPEAPVAEKLPRGTRLKVQPARPWEAEGWRRVMTPSGMRWTTLEGLAPFPLQGEARFVWQDELPVHSQPDPSSQTVGTLRFGDEVHLLAAPVPGVAGYTGVVREGTLLGFANASALGEKRPTAELLLEETRAMLKQGNFPQALRWARSLRALSEGTGRRGALVDALERAGTEPASLQPELDFNEKARGAEPPRPGTQGWVIPSRVHLREGADLRDSITTVLSADAAVQVLDIQPPWAHVELLTKQTPWMAVDLGDFAEVRGGRAMGVAASKPGTRGRGYLPIASLQAQRLSPAEQQAKALAMQHGEARLELLKRAVALSGPEHLAQVAPALIDEAFLDERYRLAVAAALRLKETDPKGGAAPRMAWKVEAVTSLYGCTGHPLEARVEPVEFERGAEFPKPRGAVCAQVSGLESPCDVCLSNLSDYDAEARQHVLRDKAGVDAMLGEHEEIITQHLKDSARLENLYAKPPRMRVTVRPGSAAPSQSLFLFELPLEVDRYQDKAVLSPAFREARMAEVRLPSASGESRWEYWMSTLQWEDSAHGALFAPDAPAAWKAMQDFAQALKKTPEAFLERNDFEGVVYALHLSRHCGKCPTRQKASPGR, from the coding sequence ATGCACTCATGGAACCGTGCCGCCCGGGCCCTGGCGGGAATGCTGCTGGTGCTGCTGGCCACCGCCTGCGGCGAGCCTCAGGAGATGATGGTCCTCCACGAGGCGCTGGGGCTCCGGGAGGAGCCGCACCCCGAGGCCCCCGTCGCGGAGAAGCTGCCCCGGGGCACCCGGCTGAAGGTGCAGCCCGCCCGCCCCTGGGAGGCCGAAGGGTGGCGCCGGGTGATGACCCCCTCCGGCATGCGCTGGACGACGCTCGAGGGGCTCGCCCCGTTCCCGCTCCAGGGCGAGGCCCGCTTCGTCTGGCAGGACGAGCTCCCCGTCCACTCCCAGCCGGACCCCTCCTCGCAGACCGTCGGGACGCTGAGGTTCGGGGACGAGGTTCACCTGCTGGCGGCCCCGGTTCCCGGCGTGGCCGGGTACACCGGGGTGGTGCGCGAGGGCACGCTCCTGGGCTTCGCGAACGCGTCCGCGCTCGGGGAGAAGCGGCCCACGGCGGAACTCCTCCTGGAAGAGACCCGCGCGATGCTCAAGCAGGGCAACTTCCCGCAGGCCCTGCGCTGGGCCCGGTCCCTCCGGGCCCTGTCCGAGGGCACCGGGCGCCGCGGGGCGCTCGTCGATGCGCTGGAGCGCGCCGGCACGGAGCCCGCCTCCCTCCAACCGGAGCTCGACTTCAACGAGAAGGCCCGCGGCGCGGAGCCCCCCCGCCCGGGTACCCAGGGCTGGGTCATTCCGTCCCGGGTCCACCTCCGGGAAGGCGCGGACCTGCGGGACTCCATCACCACCGTGCTGTCCGCGGACGCGGCGGTGCAGGTGCTGGACATCCAGCCCCCGTGGGCGCACGTGGAGCTCCTGACGAAGCAGACGCCGTGGATGGCCGTGGACCTGGGAGACTTCGCCGAGGTGCGGGGCGGACGGGCCATGGGCGTCGCGGCGTCCAAGCCGGGCACGCGCGGCCGGGGCTACCTGCCCATCGCCTCGCTCCAGGCCCAGCGCCTGAGCCCCGCGGAGCAGCAGGCCAAGGCCCTGGCGATGCAGCACGGGGAAGCCCGGCTCGAGCTGCTCAAGCGCGCCGTGGCGCTCTCGGGGCCGGAGCACCTCGCCCAGGTGGCCCCCGCCCTCATCGACGAGGCCTTCCTGGACGAGCGCTACCGGCTGGCGGTCGCCGCCGCCCTGCGGCTGAAGGAGACGGACCCGAAGGGCGGCGCCGCCCCCCGGATGGCGTGGAAAGTCGAAGCCGTCACCAGCCTCTATGGCTGCACGGGCCACCCCCTGGAGGCGCGCGTCGAGCCGGTGGAGTTCGAGCGGGGGGCGGAGTTCCCGAAGCCCCGGGGGGCCGTCTGTGCCCAGGTGTCCGGCCTGGAGTCCCCCTGTGATGTGTGCCTGTCCAACCTCTCGGACTACGACGCCGAGGCGCGTCAACACGTCCTGCGCGACAAGGCGGGGGTCGACGCCATGCTGGGCGAGCACGAGGAGATCATCACCCAACACTTGAAGGACTCGGCGCGGCTGGAGAACCTCTATGCCAAGCCCCCTCGCATGCGGGTCACCGTGAGGCCCGGCTCTGCCGCCCCCTCCCAGTCCCTCTTCCTCTTCGAGCTGCCGCTGGAGGTGGACCGCTACCAGGACAAGGCCGTCCTCTCGCCAGCCTTCCGGGAGGCACGCATGGCGGAGGTCCGCCTGCCCAGCGCCTCGGGCGAGAGCCGCTGGGAGTACTGGATGAGCACCCTCCAGTGGGAGGACTCGGCCCACGGCGCGCTCTTCGCCCCGGACGCCCCGGCCGCCTGGAAGGCCATGCAGGACTTCGCCCAGGCCCTGAAGAAGACTCCGGAGGCGTTCCTCGAACGCAACGACTTCGAGGGCGTGGTGTACGCGTTGCACCTCTCCCGGCACTGCGGAAAGTGCCCCACCCGTCAGAAGGCGTCTCCCGGTCGGTGA
- a CDS encoding fatty acid desaturase codes for MNTSADPSRYPKDTRARAHSITYAIRKEEHRLRMRHAWLQYQSQAGLVFLLASLAALAGIASLHGSGHLAGWLALPLMALPLSVLHELEHDLIHHLYFRHQPWLQNLLLGVTWVCKLGMNPWTQRELHLHHHKVSGQREDVEERMLGLGTRSLFLRLVLAASPLGSTLLLLDIRKDAPGFPSKQILAGLLPTRLFADLLLLLALAYGLTGSIHPGGPLPAGGWPWVSGAVTLWVLPNLLRQACLTLISSYSHYYEDIPPGDVFFQNQILHHPLVWPLNLFTFNFGKTHIIHHFVANQPFYLRQMVSSVAFEEMKKQGARINDFSVISRANRWGNPRYSILNS; via the coding sequence ATGAACACCAGCGCCGACCCGTCCCGCTACCCCAAGGACACCCGGGCGCGCGCCCACAGCATCACCTACGCCATCCGGAAGGAGGAGCACCGCCTCCGGATGCGGCACGCCTGGCTCCAGTACCAGAGCCAGGCAGGCCTGGTCTTCCTGCTGGCCAGTCTGGCGGCCCTGGCGGGCATCGCCTCGCTCCATGGGAGCGGGCACCTCGCCGGGTGGTTGGCCCTTCCGCTGATGGCGCTGCCGCTCTCCGTGCTGCACGAGCTCGAGCACGATCTCATCCACCACCTCTACTTCCGCCACCAGCCCTGGCTGCAGAACCTCCTCCTGGGGGTGACGTGGGTGTGCAAGCTGGGCATGAACCCGTGGACCCAGCGCGAGCTGCACCTGCACCACCACAAGGTGAGCGGCCAGCGCGAGGATGTCGAGGAGCGGATGCTGGGGCTGGGCACCCGGAGCCTGTTCCTGCGGCTGGTGCTCGCCGCCTCGCCCCTGGGCAGCACCCTGTTGCTGCTGGACATCCGCAAGGACGCGCCGGGCTTCCCGTCCAAGCAGATCCTCGCGGGGCTCCTGCCCACGCGGCTGTTCGCGGACCTGCTGCTGCTGCTGGCCCTGGCCTACGGGCTGACGGGCAGCATCCACCCCGGAGGCCCCCTGCCCGCCGGGGGCTGGCCGTGGGTGAGCGGCGCCGTGACGCTCTGGGTGCTGCCCAACCTCCTGCGCCAGGCCTGCCTGACCCTCATCTCCTCCTACAGCCACTACTACGAGGACATCCCCCCGGGAGATGTCTTCTTCCAGAACCAGATCCTCCACCACCCCCTGGTGTGGCCGCTCAACCTCTTCACCTTCAACTTCGGCAAGACGCACATCATCCACCACTTCGTGGCCAACCAGCCGTTCTACCTGCGGCAGATGGTCTCCTCCGTGGCGTTCGAGGAGATGAAGAAGCAGGGCGCGCGCATCAATGACTTCAGCGTCATCTCGCGCGCCAACCGCTGGGGCAACCCGCGCTATTCGATCTTGAACTCCTGA
- a CDS encoding MBL fold metallo-hydrolase, with protein MKLTLHRGVSLAVLASARTEAEHHEDLGCSIQGPTSRPVRRAHAALKRQLAVLGPSRALQEARALVRWLEDTPRYAALCEDGKRRRGRRVLRHEVLFPDARRHRPRVLHLRQEQLGLDVPVARAEWPVLSELFACLSRGASRAELRALSAAPAVGALLADLSGAGWLVRHAGPVTVPTPGALFVGHNTVLVAGRQGRVLVDPYFRPSSGVDGPGYSPMQPGDLGPVDAVLITHSHGDHFHLGSLLQLPRDTRIFVPAVPRESLFSTDCVLRLEQLGFTRVEPLRWGDERQVGDLTVRALPFHGEQPTDQQGLYGGLFNEGNTWLVRAPGFSAAFFADAGHDVRGDMREVCRRVREEGPVDVLFCGVRGFRLKPLFFGFSTLDAFLVDVPLEHLTAPQQLMAGPEEALEFGALLGARYVVPCADGGAPWYWREGMGPRYPGYPGEPVTGASTLDENPDADPYPERLAQVRKGRGAGPRALLLRPGEALRWKGRSAPEVVRTPGFLWPFGEAPEGGAPQEFKIE; from the coding sequence ATGAAGCTCACCCTTCACCGGGGCGTCAGCCTGGCGGTGCTCGCCTCGGCCCGGACCGAGGCCGAGCACCACGAAGACCTGGGGTGCAGCATCCAGGGCCCCACCTCGCGGCCCGTGCGCCGGGCCCACGCCGCGCTGAAGCGGCAGCTCGCGGTGCTGGGCCCCTCCCGGGCGCTCCAGGAGGCCCGGGCCCTGGTGCGGTGGCTGGAGGACACCCCGCGCTACGCCGCGCTCTGTGAGGACGGGAAGCGGCGGCGGGGCCGCCGGGTCCTCCGGCACGAGGTGCTCTTTCCGGATGCCCGCCGCCACCGTCCCCGGGTGCTGCACCTGCGCCAGGAGCAGCTCGGGCTCGATGTGCCCGTGGCCCGGGCCGAGTGGCCGGTGCTCTCGGAGCTTTTCGCCTGCCTGTCGCGCGGGGCGAGCCGGGCGGAGCTTCGCGCGCTCTCGGCGGCGCCCGCGGTGGGCGCGCTGCTCGCGGACCTGTCGGGGGCTGGCTGGCTTGTCCGCCACGCGGGGCCCGTGACGGTGCCCACGCCCGGGGCGCTCTTCGTGGGCCACAACACCGTGCTCGTGGCGGGGCGCCAGGGGCGCGTCCTCGTGGACCCGTACTTCCGGCCCTCGAGCGGGGTGGATGGGCCGGGCTACTCGCCGATGCAGCCGGGGGACCTGGGGCCCGTGGACGCGGTGCTCATCACCCACTCGCACGGGGACCACTTCCACCTGGGCTCCCTGCTGCAACTGCCGAGGGACACGCGCATCTTCGTCCCGGCGGTGCCGCGCGAGAGCCTCTTCTCCACGGACTGTGTGCTGCGGCTGGAGCAGCTCGGTTTCACGCGCGTGGAGCCCCTGCGCTGGGGGGACGAGCGGCAGGTGGGAGACCTCACCGTCCGGGCCCTGCCGTTCCATGGCGAGCAGCCCACGGATCAGCAGGGGCTCTACGGGGGGCTCTTCAACGAGGGGAACACCTGGCTCGTGCGGGCCCCGGGCTTCTCGGCGGCCTTCTTCGCGGACGCGGGGCACGATGTGCGCGGCGACATGCGCGAGGTGTGCCGGCGCGTGCGCGAGGAGGGGCCCGTGGACGTGCTGTTCTGCGGCGTGCGCGGCTTCCGGCTCAAGCCGCTCTTCTTCGGCTTCTCCACGCTGGATGCCTTCCTCGTGGATGTGCCCCTGGAGCACCTCACCGCGCCCCAGCAGCTCATGGCCGGGCCCGAGGAGGCGCTGGAGTTCGGGGCGCTGCTGGGGGCCCGCTACGTCGTGCCGTGCGCGGACGGCGGGGCGCCCTGGTACTGGCGCGAGGGCATGGGGCCGCGCTACCCGGGCTATCCCGGCGAGCCCGTCACGGGGGCCAGCACCCTGGACGAGAACCCGGACGCGGACCCGTACCCGGAGCGGCTGGCGCAGGTGCGCAAGGGGCGGGGCGCGGGGCCCCGGGCGCTGCTGCTGCGGCCCGGCGAGGCGCTGCGCTGGAAGGGGCGCAGCGCCCCCGAGGTGGTGCGGACGCCGGGCTTCCTCTGGCCGTTCGGTGAGGCGCCGGAGGGTGGGGCACCTCAGGAGTTCAAGATCGAATAG